A window from Vulpes vulpes isolate BD-2025 chromosome 9, VulVul3, whole genome shotgun sequence encodes these proteins:
- the TPRA1 gene encoding transmembrane protein adipocyte-associated 1 isoform X1, giving the protein MDTLEEVIWANGSTSLPPPMAPNISVPHRCLLLLYEDIGTSRVRYWDLLLLIPNVLFFIFLLWKLPFARAKIRVTSSPIFITFYILVFVVALVGIARAVVSMTVSTSDAATVADKILWEITRFFLLAIELSVVILGLAFGHLESKSSIKRVLAITTVLSLAYSVTQGTLEILYPDAHLSAEDFNIYGHGGRQFWLVSSCFFFLVYSLVVMLPKTPLKERISLPSRRSFYVYAAILALLNLLQGLGSALLCADIIEGLCCVDATTFLYFSFFAPLIYVAFLRGFFGSEPKILFSYKCQVDETEEPDMHLPQPYAVARREGLETAGAASTQFDSAGGVAYLDDIASMPCHTGSINSTDSERWKAINT; this is encoded by the exons ATGGACACCCTGGAAGAGGTGATCTGGGCCAATGGGAGcacatccctgcccccacccatgGCACCCAACATCAGTGTGCCGCATCGCTGTCTGCTGCTGCTCTACGAGGATATCGGCACCTCCAG GGTCCGGTACTGGGACCTCTTGCTGCTCATCCCCAATGTGCTCTTCTTCATCTTCCTGCTCTGGAAGCTTCCATTCGCTCGGGCCAAGATCCGTGTCACCTCCAGCCCCATTTTTATCACCTTCTATATCCTG GTGTTCGTGGTGGCGCTGGTGGGCATCGCCCGGGCCGTGGTGTCCATGACAGTCAGCACCTCGGACGCTGCGACTGTTGCTGATAAG ATCCTGTGGGAGATTACCCGCTTCTTCCTGTTGGCCATCGAGCTGAGTGTGGTCATCCTGGGCCTTGCCTTTG GTCACCTGGAGAGCAAGTCAAGCATCAAGCGGGTGCTGGCCATCACCACGGTGCTGTCCCTGGCCTACTCTGTCACCCAG gGGACGCTGGAGATCCTGTACCCTGATGCCCACCTGTCTGCTGAGGACTTCAATATCTACGGGCATGGGGGCCGCCAGTTCTGGCTGGTCAGCTCCTGCTTCTTCTTTCTG GTCTACTCTCTAGTGGTCATGCTCCCCAAGACCCCGCTGAAGGAGCGCATCTCCCTGCCGT cgcgACGGAGCTTCTACGTGTATGCGGCTATCCTGGCACTGCTCAACCTGCTGCAGGGACTGGGAAGTGCGCTGCTCTGTGCAGACATCATCGAGGGACTCTG CTGTGTAGATGCCACCACATTTCTCTACTTCAGCTTCTTTGCGCCCCTCATCTACGTGGCCTTCCTCCGGGGCTTCTTTGG ctCGGAGCCCAAGATCCTCTTCTCCTACAAATGCCAAGTAGACGAGACTGAGGAACCGGACATGCATCTGCCCCAGCCCTACGCTGTGGCCCGGCGGGAGGGCCTGGAGACAGCAGGAGCTGCCAGCACCCAGTTTGACTCTGCTGGTGGGGTGGCCTACCTGGATGACATTGCTTCCATGCCCTGCCACACTGGCAGCATTAATAGCACGGACAGTGAGCGCTGGAAGGCTATCAATACCTAA
- the TPRA1 gene encoding transmembrane protein adipocyte-associated 1 isoform X3: MQGARRGTRPRVSRITPWAEGLAARGMDTLEEVIWANGSTSLPPPMAPNISVPHRCLLLLYEDIGTSRVRYWDLLLLIPNVLFFIFLLWKLPFARAKIRVTSSPIFITFYILVFVVALVGIARAVVSMTVSTSDAATVADKILWEITRFFLLAIELSVVILGLAFGHLESKSSIKRVLAITTVLSLAYSVTQGTLEILYPDAHLSAEDFNIYGHGGRQFWLVSSCFFFLVYSLVVMLPKTPLKERISLPSRRSFYVYAAILALLNLLQGLGSALLCADIIEGLCCVDATTFLYFSFFAPLIYVAFLRGFFGSEPKILFSYKCQVDETEEPDMHLPQPYAVARREGLETAGAASTQFDSAGGVAYLDDIASMPCHTGSINSTDSERWKAINT, from the exons atgcagggagcccgacgtgggactcgaccccgggtctccaggatcacaccctgggctgaag GGCTGGCTGCTCGTGGGATGGACACCCTGGAAGAGGTGATCTGGGCCAATGGGAGcacatccctgcccccacccatgGCACCCAACATCAGTGTGCCGCATCGCTGTCTGCTGCTGCTCTACGAGGATATCGGCACCTCCAG GGTCCGGTACTGGGACCTCTTGCTGCTCATCCCCAATGTGCTCTTCTTCATCTTCCTGCTCTGGAAGCTTCCATTCGCTCGGGCCAAGATCCGTGTCACCTCCAGCCCCATTTTTATCACCTTCTATATCCTG GTGTTCGTGGTGGCGCTGGTGGGCATCGCCCGGGCCGTGGTGTCCATGACAGTCAGCACCTCGGACGCTGCGACTGTTGCTGATAAG ATCCTGTGGGAGATTACCCGCTTCTTCCTGTTGGCCATCGAGCTGAGTGTGGTCATCCTGGGCCTTGCCTTTG GTCACCTGGAGAGCAAGTCAAGCATCAAGCGGGTGCTGGCCATCACCACGGTGCTGTCCCTGGCCTACTCTGTCACCCAG gGGACGCTGGAGATCCTGTACCCTGATGCCCACCTGTCTGCTGAGGACTTCAATATCTACGGGCATGGGGGCCGCCAGTTCTGGCTGGTCAGCTCCTGCTTCTTCTTTCTG GTCTACTCTCTAGTGGTCATGCTCCCCAAGACCCCGCTGAAGGAGCGCATCTCCCTGCCGT cgcgACGGAGCTTCTACGTGTATGCGGCTATCCTGGCACTGCTCAACCTGCTGCAGGGACTGGGAAGTGCGCTGCTCTGTGCAGACATCATCGAGGGACTCTG CTGTGTAGATGCCACCACATTTCTCTACTTCAGCTTCTTTGCGCCCCTCATCTACGTGGCCTTCCTCCGGGGCTTCTTTGG ctCGGAGCCCAAGATCCTCTTCTCCTACAAATGCCAAGTAGACGAGACTGAGGAACCGGACATGCATCTGCCCCAGCCCTACGCTGTGGCCCGGCGGGAGGGCCTGGAGACAGCAGGAGCTGCCAGCACCCAGTTTGACTCTGCTGGTGGGGTGGCCTACCTGGATGACATTGCTTCCATGCCCTGCCACACTGGCAGCATTAATAGCACGGACAGTGAGCGCTGGAAGGCTATCAATACCTAA
- the TPRA1 gene encoding transmembrane protein adipocyte-associated 1 isoform X2, producing the protein MAPAQGHWLTTQRKREAETQAEGEAGSMQGARRGTRPRVSRITPWAEGLAARGMDTLEEVIWANGSTSLPPPMAPNISVPHRCLLLLYEDIGTSRVRYWDLLLLIPNVLFFIFLLWKLPFARAKIRVTSSPIFITFYILVFVVALVGIARAVVSMTVSTSDAATVADKILWEITRFFLLAIELSVVILGLAFGHLESKSSIKRVLAITTVLSLAYSVTQGTLEILYPDAHLSAEDFNIYGHGGRQFWLVSSCFFFLVYSLVVMLPKTPLKERISLPSRRSFYVYAAILALLNLLQGLGSALLCADIIEGLCCVDATTFLYFSFFAPLIYVAFLRGFFGSEPKILFSYKCQVDETEEPDMHLPQPYAVARREGLETAGAASTQFDSAGGVAYLDDIASMPCHTGSINSTDSERWKAINT; encoded by the exons ATGGCCCCTGCCCAAGGCCACTGGCTTACG acacagagaaagagagaggcagagacacaagcagagggagaagcaggctccatgcagggagcccgacgtgggactcgaccccgggtctccaggatcacaccctgggctgaag GGCTGGCTGCTCGTGGGATGGACACCCTGGAAGAGGTGATCTGGGCCAATGGGAGcacatccctgcccccacccatgGCACCCAACATCAGTGTGCCGCATCGCTGTCTGCTGCTGCTCTACGAGGATATCGGCACCTCCAG GGTCCGGTACTGGGACCTCTTGCTGCTCATCCCCAATGTGCTCTTCTTCATCTTCCTGCTCTGGAAGCTTCCATTCGCTCGGGCCAAGATCCGTGTCACCTCCAGCCCCATTTTTATCACCTTCTATATCCTG GTGTTCGTGGTGGCGCTGGTGGGCATCGCCCGGGCCGTGGTGTCCATGACAGTCAGCACCTCGGACGCTGCGACTGTTGCTGATAAG ATCCTGTGGGAGATTACCCGCTTCTTCCTGTTGGCCATCGAGCTGAGTGTGGTCATCCTGGGCCTTGCCTTTG GTCACCTGGAGAGCAAGTCAAGCATCAAGCGGGTGCTGGCCATCACCACGGTGCTGTCCCTGGCCTACTCTGTCACCCAG gGGACGCTGGAGATCCTGTACCCTGATGCCCACCTGTCTGCTGAGGACTTCAATATCTACGGGCATGGGGGCCGCCAGTTCTGGCTGGTCAGCTCCTGCTTCTTCTTTCTG GTCTACTCTCTAGTGGTCATGCTCCCCAAGACCCCGCTGAAGGAGCGCATCTCCCTGCCGT cgcgACGGAGCTTCTACGTGTATGCGGCTATCCTGGCACTGCTCAACCTGCTGCAGGGACTGGGAAGTGCGCTGCTCTGTGCAGACATCATCGAGGGACTCTG CTGTGTAGATGCCACCACATTTCTCTACTTCAGCTTCTTTGCGCCCCTCATCTACGTGGCCTTCCTCCGGGGCTTCTTTGG ctCGGAGCCCAAGATCCTCTTCTCCTACAAATGCCAAGTAGACGAGACTGAGGAACCGGACATGCATCTGCCCCAGCCCTACGCTGTGGCCCGGCGGGAGGGCCTGGAGACAGCAGGAGCTGCCAGCACCCAGTTTGACTCTGCTGGTGGGGTGGCCTACCTGGATGACATTGCTTCCATGCCCTGCCACACTGGCAGCATTAATAGCACGGACAGTGAGCGCTGGAAGGCTATCAATACCTAA